ACGGTATTTTAGGTAACGATGTTCGCAACGTTACAGTAGAAAAGTGTCTGGAAGATGCCAAAAACTGGGCTACAAAAACGTCTCCACGCTATGCAGACATTATTGCTTTAGCCAATTCCAGCCTTATGCAGATTTTGGAAGATGCAGAAAAGTTACGATCAAAAAATAACCTGTTACTGAATAGTTGCCGACTGTCTTTGCAGCATCTCAACAAAGTACAACTTCTCGCCAATATCGACGAAGAAGTACGCGAGTTAAACCGGGAAAATAATCGGTTCCTACTCTCAGACACCAATGCCCTGCTCCACCAATTAGTAAAAGACGGTGATTCCTCTTTCGTATTCGAAAAGATAGGAACGAACATCCGCAATGTTATGATTGACGAGTTTCAGGATACCAGCCGGATGCAATGGGGTAATTTCAAACTGTTATTGCTCGAAGGATTATCCCAGGGAGCCGACAGCTTGATTGTAGGAGATGTCAAACAGTCAATCTACCGTTGGCGTAATGGCGACTGGGGAATCCTCAACGGGTTAAATGACCATATCGACCACTTCCCGATTCGCGTCAAAACACTGGCAACCAACCGGAGAAGTGAAACGAACATCATCCGGTTTAACAATCATATATTTACGGCCGCTACTGATTATTTGAATGGAGTTTATAAAAAACAGCTCAACAAAGATTGTCAAGATCTGCAAAAGGCATATGCAGACGTCGTACAAGAATCTCCCTTAAACACCCAAAAAGGTTATGTCAAAGCCTCTTTCCTCGAACCGGACGAAGAACATGACTATACCGAACAGACACTTATCAGCCTGGGAGAAGAAGTCGAACATCTGCTCGCTTCCGGTATCCACCTGAACGACATAACTATTTTAGTACGAAAGAATAAAAGTATTCCCCGCATCGCAGATTACTTTGATAAGGAGCTGCATTACAAAATAGTGTCAGACGAAGCCTTCCGTCTTGACGCTTCCTTTGCTATCTGCATGATGCTGGATGCTCTTCGTTACCTCTCGGATGAAAACAACAAGATAGCACGGGCCCAACTTGCCATAGCCTATCAGAATGAGGTCTTACAGAAAGGACTGGATTGGAATACCCTCTTGCTTCTTCCCACCGAAAGCTATCTTCCTACGACATTTCTTGATAAAATAAAAGAGTTTCGGTTAATGCCTCTCTACGAGTTATTGGAAGAATTATTCAGCTTGTTCGAGATGAATCGCATCAAAGAACAAGATGCTTATTTATTTGCCTTTTTTGATGCCGTAACAGATTATTTGCAAAATAATTCTTCTGAACTCGACGGATTCATTCGCTATTGGGACGAAACTTTGTGTAGCAAAACAATTCCCAGCGGAGAAATCGAAGGGATCCGGATTTTTTCCATACATAAATCAAAGGGATTGGAATTTCATACCGTGCTTCTTCCTTTCTGTGACTGGAAATTAGAGAATGAAACGAATAATCAACTGGTATGGTGTGCTCCTCAAGAAGCGCCATTCAATGCTTTAGATATTCTTCCTATTAATTATTCCACGCAAATGGCAGAATCTATCTACGGAAACGATTATCTGCATGAACGCCTCCAACTTTGGGTGGATAACCTGAACCTGCTCTATGTAGCGTTTACCCGTGCCGGAAAAAATCTAATAATCTGGAGCAGAAAAGGGCAAAAAGGAACAATGTCCGAACTATTAGCAAATACTCTTCCTATCGTTGCCCTCAAAGAAGGAATCGAATGGGAAGAAGATTGTTATGAGCAAGGAGAACTCTGTCCGTCCGAAAAAGAAAAGGGCAAAGCCTCCACTAATAAATTAACCCAAAAAGCAGAAAAATTGCCCATCCAAATGGAGTCCATGCGGCACGACATCGAGTTCCGGCAATCCAATCGTTCTGCGGACTTTATCCAAGGAATCGAAGAAGAAGATTCGGACGACCGTTTCATCAATCGCGGACGTATGTTGCATACTCTGTTTTCTGCCATTGAAACAGCCGATGATATTGATCCGGCTATCGAACGATTAATCTTTGAAGGAGTTATTAGAGACCAGGAAAAAGAAGATACAGTACGTGAAGTTGTACAGAAAGCGTTTTCATCTCCCGAAATACAAGATTGGTATTCCGGAGAATGGATCCTGTTTAATGAATGTGCCATTATATACAAGGAAAAAGGAATATTACAAACTCGTCGCCCGGACCGTGTAATGATGAAAGACGGGCAGGTTGTTGTGGTTGATTTTAAGTTTGGTAAAGAAAATCCTAAATACAATAAACAAGTGAAAGGATATATGCAACTGTTGACGAAAATGGGTTATAAGAATATTACCGGATACCTGTGGTATGTAGATGAAGAAAAAATAGAAAAAGTATAAGACAGAACTCCGATTACAATAATATGAATTAGAAAAACGATTTAATCAATATGCAATCATTTCTCCAATTAGTAGCTCATGACCTATATGCCAAAATAGGAAATGACCTCTCTCGCACAGTACTCATCTTCCCTAACAAACGTGCCAACCTGTTCTTCAATGAATATCTGGCGGGAGAATCCGATCAACCGATATGGTCACCTGCCGCTATGAGTATCAGTGATCTGTTTCAGAAGCTATCTGTACAGAAAACCGGTGATCCGATTCGATTGGTTTGTGAACTCTACAAAGTATTCAAGGAAGAAACAGAAAGTCAGGAGACATTAGATGACTTCTATTTTTGGGGAGAACTGTTAATCAGTGACTTTGATGATGTAGACAAAAATTTGGTGGATGCAGATAAGCTCTTCAGCAATCTGCAAGACTTAAAAAGTCTAATGGATGACTACGAATTTCTAGATAAAGAACAGGAAGAAGCAATTCAACAATTCTTCCGGAATTTCTCCATTGAGCGCCGCACGGAGCTCAAAGAGAAATTCATATCTCTTTGGGATAAGTTAGGCACAATCTATCACCATTACCGGAAAAACTTAACTGAGGTAGGCATTGCTTATGAAGGAATGCTTTATCGCAATGTTATCGAACAACTTAATACAGATCAACTTAAATACGACAAATATATATTTGTCGGCTTCAATGTGTTGAATAAAGTAGAAAAAGAATTCTTCCGAAAACTGCAAAAAGCAGATAAAGCAATATTCTATTGGGATTATGACATCTTCTATACCCAACAAATCAAAAAACATGAGGCCGGAGAATTTATTAACCGCAACCTGAAAGATTTCCCGAACGAACTGCCTGCCAGCTACTTTGACTCCCTAAAGAAACCGAAGAAGATACGTTACATCTCCGCTTCTACTGAGAATGCGCAAGCACGTTTCCTTCCCGAATGGATACGTACTACTTTCTCATCCGATAATGAAAAAGAAAATGCCGTAGTTCTTTGCAATGAAACCTTGTTGCTTCCCGTACTCCATTCTATCCCGGAAGAAGTGAAGAATGTCAATATCACAATGGGATTCCCGTTGGCACAAACTCCGGTTTATAGTTTTATCAATGCGGCTATGGAACTACAAACCAATGGCTACCGTTTTGATACCGGTCGTTTCACCTACGAAACCGTATCAGCTATACTAAAACATCCATATACCCGCCAATTATCGACAAAAGCAGATATAATAGAACGGGAACTTACAAAAACCAATCGTTTCTATCCGCTTCCCTCGGAATTGAAACAAGATGAGTTTCTAGCTAATCTTTTCACTCCCCGTAACGGTATCAAGGAGCTATGTGATTATCTTATCGGACTTATCAAAGATATCTCTACCCTATACCGTAAAGAAGGAGAATACAACGATATATTCAACCAACTATATCGTGAATCTCTTTTTCAGAGCTTTTTGAAAATCAACCGTTTATACAGTTTGATTGAAAGTGGAGAATTAAATATACAGCCCCATACACTGAAAAGATTAATCAGTAAAGTACTGACAAGTTCCAACATACCTTTCCACGGAGAACCTGCCATTGGAATGCAAGTTATGGGAGTACTTGAAACACGTAACCTTGACTTCCGTAATCTTGTAATGCTTTCGCTCAATGAAGGACAACTTCCTAAAACCGGTGGAGAATCTTCTTTTATTCCCTATAACCTTCGGAAAGCCTTCGGCATGACGACTATTGAGCACAAAAATGCAGTCTACGCATACTATTTCTATCGCTTGATACAGCGGGCAGAAAATATCACCTTGCTCTACAATACCTCTTCCGACGGCCTGAATCGCGGAGAGGAGTCCCGTTTCATGCTACAATTATTAGTAGAAGGTCCTCATGAGATTACTCGTGAATATTTAGAGGCCGGACAATCTCCCCAAAGTACCCCAAAAATAGAAATACCAAAAACACAGAAAATATTAGAACGATTATACCATATCTATGACGTTACCAATCCTAAGTCCCTCATTCTCTCTCCTTCAGCCCTCAATACATATCTCGACTGCCGTTTGAGATTCTACTTCCGCTATATAGCCGGATTAAAAACACCGGAAGAAGTGAGTGCGGAAATTGACTCCGCGTTATTCGGAACAATCTTTCACCGCTCTGCCGAACTAGCTTATACTGAACTGACATCCAATGGGCAAATGATACAGAAAGAGGATCTTGAACGCTTATTACGTAACGATGTTAAATTACAAGGTTACGTTGATCAGGCTTTCAAAGAAGAATTTTTCAAGGTTAAGCCGGAAGAAAAACCGGAATATAACGGTGTACAACTCATTAATTCCAAAGTAATCACCTCCTATCTGCGACAACTATTACGCAATGACCTCCAATATGCCCCTTTCGAAATGGTTGCTATGGAACAAGCTGTTTCCGAAAAGATAACTATTCAAACTGACCTAGGTCCCTTCACAGTTCGCTTGGGCGGAACCATAGACCGCATGGATGCCAAAGAAAGCACATTACGGATTGTTGACTATAAAACCGGAGGAAACCCCAAGATACCGGCTAATATCGAACAATTATTCACCCCTTCGGAAACACGTCCGAACTATATCTTCCAAACTTTCCTGTATGCCTCCATTATGTGCCGGCAACAAACATTGAAAGTGGCTCCTGCCCTGCTCTATATTCACCGGGCAGCTTCCGATAGTTACTCACCTGTTATAGAAATGGGAGAACCCCGCCAGCCAAAGATACCGGTCAATAACTTCACCTTTTTCGAAGACGAGTTCCGCAAGCGATTACAAACATTATTAGAAGAGATTTTCAGTGAAAACGAACCTTTCACTCAAACAGAAGATATTAAAAAGTGTAGTTACTGCGATTTCAAAGCAATCTGCAAACGATGAGCATAAATATGATAATGATTGAATAAAAAAATGAACGGTGAATGCTGCATACAAGCACAAAACATTCACCGTTCATGATTTATAAATTACCGTTTTATATTCTATTTATCCAGTAATGGAATTGAGAAACTAAATGTAGATCCCTCTCCCTTCTTTGAAGTAAACCAGAGTTTACCACCATTCTTGATAACAAAGTCCTTACACAACAACAATCCGAGTCCTGAACCTTCTTCATTATTTGTACCGAAGGTACTAAAGTGCGTATCCGTATGAAGCAACTTCCTCTGATTTTCTTCATCAATGCCGCATCCGCTATCTTTCACACTAACGATTGCCATACCGTCTTCCTCAGCCAACGATACCACCACTTCCGCCCCCTCATTGCTAAACTTGATAGCATTACTAATCAGGTTACGGATTACCGTTTTAACCATATCAATATCAGCACGAACAGCTACATCTGCAACAGGTACATCCTGCACAATCTTAATATTCTTCAAGCCGGCTACCATTGTAAAGATCTCACTTACCCCCTCTACAACTTCTACCATATTGATATCCTGATAAACCACCTTCAATTTGCCAATCTGGCTTTTCGTCCATTTCAGCAGATTATCAAGTAATGAAAATACATCTTCAGTAGTTTGATTCGCCATTGTAAGCAACTCATACATCTCCTCGCCGATTGTTTCGCTCGGCAGGTTCAGAATCAACATATTCAGTACCATTTTGATAGACCCCATTGGCGAACGTAGGTCATGCGCAATCACAGAATAGAGTTTATCACGTCCCATAATTGTCTTACGTAATTCCTCTGTTTGTGCAACAATAATTCGTTTAGCCGCCACTAGAGAAATCTGATGTGTTACACGAATTATCAATTCTTCCTTGTTGAAAGGTTTCGAAATAAAATCATTACCTCCTACTTGGAATCCTTTTACGATGTCCGCCGTACTATTCAGCGCAGTCAGAAAAATAATAGGAATTTCAGACATTTCCGGATCTGCCTTCATCTGTTGAGCCACTTCAAATCCACTGATATCCGGCATCATTACATCCAGCAACACCAAATCCGGTTTTTCCTTCTTCACCTGTTCCAATGCTTGCGTGCCGTTACCGGCAGTTACAATATTGAATTTCTCATTAGTCAAAAGGACCTTCAACAAAAGGACATTTGATATTACATCGTCCACAATAAGGACTTTATATTCAGAAGGATTTATTTCCATATTCATAATTATCTTATTTTATGCATCAGACAGTTTTAAAATATTCAATCATACGCTTCAGCCCGTCTTCCAATTCAATAGTAGGCTGCCAGCTGAGTTTTTCTTTTGCCAGTGTGATATCCGGCTGACGTTGTTTCGGGTCATCATCCGGCAACTGCTTAAATACAATTCTCGAAGAAGAACTGGTCATACGAATTATTCTCTCTGCCAATTCCAATACGGGAAACTCATTTGGATTTCCAAGATTCACAGGTCCCGTAAATTCATCTTCCGTATTCATCATTCGTATCATCCCTTCAACCAAATCATCAATATATTGGAAACTACGTGTCTGTTTCCCGTCTCCATAAATAGTAATATCTTCATTATGTAGCGCTTGTAAAATGAAATTAGAAACGACTCGTCCGTCATTCGGCAACATCCGTGGACCATACGTATTGAATATACGAATAATCTTCACACGCACATTATTCTGACGATGATAATCCATAAACAAAGTTTCCGCACAGCGTTTTCCTTCATCATAACATGATCTGTATCCTACCGGATTCACGTTTCCCCAATAACTTTCCGGTTGCGGGTGAACAATTGGGTCTCCATATACCTCACTGGTAGAAGCCTGCAATATTTTAGCATCCAATCTCATTGCCAGTCCCAACATATTAATTGCTCCCATTACAGATGTTTTGGCAGTCTGAATCGGGTCATGTTGATAATGGATAGGAGATGCCGGACAAGCCAAATTATAAATCTCATCGACTTCAGCAGAATAAGGGTAAGTGACATCGTGTCGTACCACCTCAAAATGATGATTATCCATCAAATGCATGATGTTATCTTTTGATCCTGTAAAAAAATTATCAAGGCATATCACGTCATGACCTTCGTTTATAAGCCGGGTACAGAGATGAGAGCCAATGAATCCGGCTCCGCCACTAACCAATATTCTTTTCATTATATATTTTTCTATTGTTTACTAAAGAGACACCGTCTCTCCGTTTTGTTTATGGACACAAATGTAACCGATTTGCTCAAAATATACAATTTTAAAGAAGGATATTTTTGAAAAAAGATTAATTAAATAGTTTCACTTTCCGAAACAACTCATCACTGAGAAATGTTTATAATACTAAAGAACAACTTATTCAAACTGTTATGATAACAAATGACCCGAATACAAACCTGATAGAAGCGATGAAAGAAAAGCTTCCACTCAAAGGAAAACTGGCAGATATGTTAATGGATACTCTCTATATAGGCAAAGAAGCCGTATATAGAAGGTTACGTGGTGAGGTTCCTTTCACTTTACAAGAAGCGGCTCTCGTTTCGAGAAAGTTAGGGAAATGAAGCCAAAGAAGATATCAAGTAAGAATTATTCCTCCTGACAAACGAACTGGAAGATCCTGACACTAAAGGTAAAACAGAGAATGGTAACACACTGTTCGTATCTATGTGTCGTATATCAATTTTGAAGTGACGTACAGTTATGTAATTTCCTTCCATTTTACTGTCGCTTCCTCACTATCCGCTACATAGTTTTCTGTCAAAGGTACCAGATTAGGAATATTACTAAATGTAATCCCTTCAAAAACTTCGTCAAAATTATCTTTTGCTTCCAATAACACCTCTACTCGCACAGCCAGCCTGTCAAAAGCCAGTTGTAGAACAGTAATCCTGGTATTATCACTTATAATCATCCGAGCTTCCATAGTCCGTTGATTTCATTTCTGTTACAGATAATCCGAGTCTGAAAACAAGACTATTAATGTAAACTACAAATCAGGGGATTACGAAATATAAAATAAAGAGATAGGAAAATACTAATAGATTTTCATATCATTTAGATACAATCCAGGCATAAATCAGACAAGAGAAACGACTATTTTACACAATAAAAAAGCCGAAAACTTGTATAATCCATGCCTAAATGGTAGAATGTTCAATTTTTGTATATAAATAGCTATCAGATTATAACGTTTTTCGTTCCGTTTCTGTGGGTGCTACTTCATCCGGAATACTAAATTCACGATTAGCAAACAAATCAGCAAGTCCTGAAATTTGCTTCAGGCGCAATAATTCATCACGATCCATACCGATATTCTTCATAATCCATTGATCGGACATACCTGCTTTGTCAAGTTCCGCAACAATGTTACACATCAATTCTATATTATGCATCCCACGAGCACGGTTGTGACGTATAGTAGAACTCATCCGGTTCGACAAATCCTTGTCAATCACCACAATCGGAAGCAGCCCGTTTTCACGTTTATAAATTCGCTGCGAAGTCTTCAATACCGTATAGCGATGATAACCATCCACTAGAATATAACGATCTTCCTCTTTATTATAATAACATACACATGGCATTGTAAAGCCATCTTCCCAGATAGAAAGTTCAAGTAATTTCATTTCGGGCGGTGCAACGACGTTCGGATTATAATCGTTTGCATATACTTTTTCTACGGGCACCGCTTTTACCTCGTAGACAGGACTTTTATCTACACTCATGATACTATAATTCTATATTGTTCCATTATTTGACTTCTCTTACTCATTTCTTCCTTTGTCGGTGAAAATCCCATATACTTGCATGCATGATCATTTTTGAGGATGCAAATACACATCCGTTTATACGTAGGTATTTCTTTAAACTCCGGAATATCTATATCATCCTGATATTCCATACGTACCGGCTTCTTTAGTGTTTTGTAATTACTGTTATCCATGACGATTATCGGTACTTTGGCATCAATTAACTTCCGGATAGTAGCGTCACTCAGGCAACCGCCTTTTGTCCGCCAAAAATTTACACTTACCGACAGTTTCCGGAGATAATTCTTCCGTGCCCGTTCCGGCAAAGTAGACAACAGGAAATACATAAACTCACGCCATGTATACCCTTCTGGCAGCTTCACTGACTGCCACCCCATTGCGTGGGTACCACCATACATACCTGTAAAGTTAACCCCGTTCACTCGTCCTACCATCTTGCCCCACGTATTGGGATCAAGTACCCGATAGAGCTGAAGACTCTCTTGTGCTTCATTGATAAAAGGACTTGCTACACGCTGACGCTCCAGATTGACTCCCGCCCGATAATAAAGGTCATATAGCACATTATAATCCCACTGGAATTTTCCGTTAGCCGTCCACACATCCGTTGTTTTCCAGTCATAGATAGGATAAGCATTATAAATGTCATTTCCCACTTTCGAAGTCCATTTATACTTGTGGTACATCTGAAATTTACGACTCATATAAATACATCTCCAACGATTGAAACTCTCCTGCGTACGAATACCGATCAGGCAACAAGTACGCACAGCATCATTCTTATTATGTATCCATTGCGCAAAACGCATCTGAAATTCATAATCCCACATCGTTGTATTATAAAACGGAAAGTCGTCTTTAGTCATTGCCTTTTTAGGCATGGGGCGAACCCATATATTCTTTTTACTATCTTCCCAAGGACGCCAAAAAGACTGATACATAGAAGTACAGGTAGCTACACGAAAAGGAATACATACCCGGTATACATCCAGAATATCTTTATTAGCTTCCAGTATCCGGTCCACATAGTCAATGGTCATTTTATACTGGATTTCATAATCCATGTGAAAGACTCCAAGACGTATCTTTAGATTATTTTTCCGGATGTAGTCAATACACATATTCAGCAACACCCCACTATCTTTACCTCCGGAAAATGATACATAGATATTATCAAATTCATTAAATATAACTTTCAGTCGCTCTTGTGCTAGTTCATATACATTCTTTGTGCCCGCTATCTTCTTTTTGCCCATAAATCATCTATACATTTTAACATACCGTGTCCACTTTTTATCCATGGATACAAATTCAAATTTCTCAAAGATTTCTTTGTCTTGTATCAGCGTGACAGAGTTAAGTAACCAAGTCTCAGATCCGAATTCAGCAATAACAGCCGGTAACAACAACGACAAAAGCTCCTCCCGTTCTGTCCCCTCTGCCTTCACATAATAATTATTGATTACAGCTTTCTTCCGACCTTTTTGCTCCACCGGAACGAAACCCAACACTTCCTTATCTTCAATTGCAATAAACCAGACATACTCCTCACCCGTCTTAAAAGGGTAATTATTGTTGGCGCGTATTACTTCAGGATCCATAACCAACGGTGCCAAAAGCCGATATAAGTGTTTGTCTTTTCCTTTTAATTGTATTATCTGCATCATATCATTCAAAAATGGACACACAAAAATAAGGAAAAAATATCAATTTAGTCATTTCTGTTCCTAAAACATTTGTTTTTCATGTTATTATCTTTATATTTCGATATTTTTGAAATCATGAGTTCACCATCCCCCTTTCACGTTTAAAATAAGTCAGCACGGTGGCATAGCTAAGATATTCCCGTCCGGGAACATGTGACCGGCTTCGGAATTGATAACGAGCAAATATAACTTCACATACCAGCTTATATTTAAAAAACAGCTTTAACCTATGCTGCAAATAATCAAATTCACGACAAAGAGATGCAAAGACATTACTTATTTCGGCATTAGGAATCACCCGTGGTTCACGTTTCGATTTCTCTATATGCTCTATTTCATGAAGGACATATTCCAATTGTTCTACTTCTTCTTCTGTTTTCCGCATTGTACATTTCATTTGTTCCAGTTTCTCCTTTTGATGAATGCACTGTTCCCGTTTGCGCTGTAAACGTTCTTCTATTACTTTTTTTCCTTGTGATATCATAAAATTTAATTATATACTATTAGTAATACATTGCCGTCAATTAGCGGCTAAAAAAAGCCTTTATAAAATCTAATTTCATTTGCAAAGATAGAGAAGATTGTTTAAATAATTAGATTTTTAATTAAAAATATTATTAATAATAGCACTTTTAAATTACCAGTACATCAAAAAAAAGCTTTTTCAGGCAAATTGACAAATTATACCTTTGCCGAAAATTAAATATAGCGAACAATGAAAGTCGAGGATGAAGATATAATGTATTTTAATACATTCTTTTTTTATTATATATATTAGTGGGCCAAAGAGAGGTCGAAGCATAAAATACCATATACTCCCCCTATCTTCTACCACGACGTTTGAGAGTAATCAAAAAAGGTCGCTCAAGGAGGTCCTAAAATGTACCTCCCAAGACGACTGAAATATTTTATATGTATTAAATAAGTAAACTTATGATTAAATCAACAGCAGAAATGCTAAAGAAGGGATATCTCCTTTTCCCTAAAGTATTGTTTGAGGAGCAAATGAAAAAGACAAAAGGTGCGACAGGATACTTCGACGCCTTCATCCTCGTGCTAACTCACGTCAATTACAGCACAACAGAATGTACTGTGAAACATTACACTTTTGAATGTCGGCGGGGCGAATCGGTTATATCCATTGCTCATTGGGCGAAATTATTTGGTTGGAAACGTAGCCGGACACGATATTTCTTCAATAAAATGTATGAAGAAGGGATTATAGAAAGAGTTATTAATCCGTATATCACTCACATACGTATCCCCAGTTATGATCTACTTGTAGGACAGAAACGTCGCGAGAATGCCCACGAAGAAGCAAATGGAGTTACTTTCGAAGTATTCTGGGCTAAATATCATGAAGTAACTCAAAAGCCGAAAACCAATATCGGCCGGGCACGCCGGGAATGGAAGAAATTGTCTCCCCACGAACGCAGCCTGAGCTTGAAGAATATTGATGAATATTATGACAATCTGACAGATACAAAGTACTGTATGCAGGCTAGTACATATCTATCCGACAAAGCATTCCTGAATGAATATGATTATTAGTAAAGAAAATGAGTGAAATTATAAATCCACAGGATGCCGAACTTGAGGAAATCATACTTGGCAGTTGCCTGATTGAAAGCAAAGCAATCACATTGATTGCAGATATACTACGACCGGAAGCTTTTTATAATGAAAAAAATCTGGAGATTTACGCTACGTTACAAAGTATGTATCGCAACGGACAGAAAATAGATATCATAACAGTCAAAGAAGAACTTGCCCGACGCGGCAAACTTGAATTCATCGGAGGACCTTACACGCTGGCACACATCAGCGGGCGTGTAGCTTCCAGTGCTCACCTCGAATATCATGCACGGATTCTTAAACAGAAATATATCCGTCGTGAAACGATTCTGGGATTCCACAAGCTTCTGGCGTTGGCTGCCGACGAAACCACCGATATAGACGATACATTGGCAGACGCTCATACCCTCCTTGACCGACTGGAAAATGAATGTGGAACTACCGAACATCTACGCTCCATGTTACAACTGATGGATGATACGATTAAACAAATAGAAGCGCGCATCAGCTCCAACAAGAATGGTATAACGGGGCTTCCTACCGGATTCTCCGATCTTGATCGCCTGACATGCGGCTGGCAACCAGGTGACGAGGTAGTCATTGCTGCCCGTCCTGCAGTAGGTAAAACGTCATTCGCCCTGCACCTGGCGCGTGCCGCTGCTTCTGCCGGTTATCACATAGCTATATTCAGTCTCGAGATGCTAGGAGAACGTTTGGGTGACCGCTGGTTACTGGCTGCTACCACCAATGTCAACCCCGACAATGTACGCAGCGGCCAACTTACACCCAGTGAACAGAGGCAACTGCACGCAGCAGCAGCTGAGTTGTCCCGTCTACCTATTCACATTGATGATAACCCGTCAGTGAGTATGGATTACGTTCGTTCTTCCGCCAAACTGCTACAAAG
The nucleotide sequence above comes from Bacteroides caccae. Encoded proteins:
- a CDS encoding UvrD-helicase domain-containing protein, giving the protein MSELLVYKASAGSGKTFTLAVEYIKLLILNPRAYRQILAVTFTNKATAEMKERILSQLYGIQTGDKGSEAYLNRIKEETGKTEQEIREAASIALGYMLHDYSRFRVETIDSFFQSVMRNLARELELSPNLNIELNNTEVLSEAVDSMIEKLGPTSPVLAWLLDYINERIADDKRWNVSDEVKNFGRNIFDEGYIEKGEGLRHRLRNPDTIKEYRKQLKALETEILEQMKGFYDQFEGELDGHALTADDLKNGSRGIGSYFRKLNNGILGNDVRNVTVEKCLEDAKNWATKTSPRYADIIALANSSLMQILEDAEKLRSKNNLLLNSCRLSLQHLNKVQLLANIDEEVRELNRENNRFLLSDTNALLHQLVKDGDSSFVFEKIGTNIRNVMIDEFQDTSRMQWGNFKLLLLEGLSQGADSLIVGDVKQSIYRWRNGDWGILNGLNDHIDHFPIRVKTLATNRRSETNIIRFNNHIFTAATDYLNGVYKKQLNKDCQDLQKAYADVVQESPLNTQKGYVKASFLEPDEEHDYTEQTLISLGEEVEHLLASGIHLNDITILVRKNKSIPRIADYFDKELHYKIVSDEAFRLDASFAICMMLDALRYLSDENNKIARAQLAIAYQNEVLQKGLDWNTLLLLPTESYLPTTFLDKIKEFRLMPLYELLEELFSLFEMNRIKEQDAYLFAFFDAVTDYLQNNSSELDGFIRYWDETLCSKTIPSGEIEGIRIFSIHKSKGLEFHTVLLPFCDWKLENETNNQLVWCAPQEAPFNALDILPINYSTQMAESIYGNDYLHERLQLWVDNLNLLYVAFTRAGKNLIIWSRKGQKGTMSELLANTLPIVALKEGIEWEEDCYEQGELCPSEKEKGKASTNKLTQKAEKLPIQMESMRHDIEFRQSNRSADFIQGIEEEDSDDRFINRGRMLHTLFSAIETADDIDPAIERLIFEGVIRDQEKEDTVREVVQKAFSSPEIQDWYSGEWILFNECAIIYKEKGILQTRRPDRVMMKDGQVVVVDFKFGKENPKYNKQVKGYMQLLTKMGYKNITGYLWYVDEEKIEKV
- a CDS encoding PD-(D/E)XK nuclease family protein gives rise to the protein MQSFLQLVAHDLYAKIGNDLSRTVLIFPNKRANLFFNEYLAGESDQPIWSPAAMSISDLFQKLSVQKTGDPIRLVCELYKVFKEETESQETLDDFYFWGELLISDFDDVDKNLVDADKLFSNLQDLKSLMDDYEFLDKEQEEAIQQFFRNFSIERRTELKEKFISLWDKLGTIYHHYRKNLTEVGIAYEGMLYRNVIEQLNTDQLKYDKYIFVGFNVLNKVEKEFFRKLQKADKAIFYWDYDIFYTQQIKKHEAGEFINRNLKDFPNELPASYFDSLKKPKKIRYISASTENAQARFLPEWIRTTFSSDNEKENAVVLCNETLLLPVLHSIPEEVKNVNITMGFPLAQTPVYSFINAAMELQTNGYRFDTGRFTYETVSAILKHPYTRQLSTKADIIERELTKTNRFYPLPSELKQDEFLANLFTPRNGIKELCDYLIGLIKDISTLYRKEGEYNDIFNQLYRESLFQSFLKINRLYSLIESGELNIQPHTLKRLISKVLTSSNIPFHGEPAIGMQVMGVLETRNLDFRNLVMLSLNEGQLPKTGGESSFIPYNLRKAFGMTTIEHKNAVYAYYFYRLIQRAENITLLYNTSSDGLNRGEESRFMLQLLVEGPHEITREYLEAGQSPQSTPKIEIPKTQKILERLYHIYDVTNPKSLILSPSALNTYLDCRLRFYFRYIAGLKTPEEVSAEIDSALFGTIFHRSAELAYTELTSNGQMIQKEDLERLLRNDVKLQGYVDQAFKEEFFKVKPEEKPEYNGVQLINSKVITSYLRQLLRNDLQYAPFEMVAMEQAVSEKITIQTDLGPFTVRLGGTIDRMDAKESTLRIVDYKTGGNPKIPANIEQLFTPSETRPNYIFQTFLYASIMCRQQTLKVAPALLYIHRAASDSYSPVIEMGEPRQPKIPVNNFTFFEDEFRKRLQTLLEEIFSENEPFTQTEDIKKCSYCDFKAICKR
- a CDS encoding hybrid sensor histidine kinase/response regulator, whose amino-acid sequence is MNMEINPSEYKVLIVDDVISNVLLLKVLLTNEKFNIVTAGNGTQALEQVKKEKPDLVLLDVMMPDISGFEVAQQMKADPEMSEIPIIFLTALNSTADIVKGFQVGGNDFISKPFNKEELIIRVTHQISLVAAKRIIVAQTEELRKTIMGRDKLYSVIAHDLRSPMGSIKMVLNMLILNLPSETIGEEMYELLTMANQTTEDVFSLLDNLLKWTKSQIGKLKVVYQDINMVEVVEGVSEIFTMVAGLKNIKIVQDVPVADVAVRADIDMVKTVIRNLISNAIKFSNEGAEVVVSLAEEDGMAIVSVKDSGCGIDEENQRKLLHTDTHFSTFGTNNEEGSGLGLLLCKDFVIKNGGKLWFTSKKGEGSTFSFSIPLLDK